The proteins below are encoded in one region of Gemmatimonadota bacterium:
- the lptB gene encoding LPS export ABC transporter ATP-binding protein, whose product MSVLKAEGLRKSYRKRAVVDGVSIELAQGEIVALLGPNGAGKTTTFYLVTGLIRPDAGRIFLDDTELTDQPMYRRARMGIGYLAQEPSIFRRMTVEENVLAILETLPLAKAERLAKLDEMLAELDLTSLRKSPAYTLSGGERRRLEITRALATNPKFMLLDEPFAGVDPIAVHDIQQIVASLRDRGIGVLITDHNVEQTLEIVDRAYIMHSGTVQAAGLVAELVWNDHVADVYLGPTLTARLRARTEQPA is encoded by the coding sequence ATGAGCGTCCTCAAGGCTGAAGGGCTGCGGAAGAGCTATCGCAAGCGCGCCGTCGTCGACGGCGTCTCGATCGAGCTTGCCCAGGGAGAAATCGTCGCGCTCCTTGGCCCCAACGGTGCCGGGAAGACGACGACCTTCTACCTCGTCACGGGATTGATTCGCCCGGATGCCGGTCGGATCTTCCTCGACGACACCGAGCTCACCGATCAGCCGATGTACCGCAGGGCACGGATGGGCATCGGGTACCTGGCGCAGGAGCCCTCGATCTTCCGCCGGATGACGGTCGAGGAGAACGTGCTCGCGATCCTCGAGACGCTCCCGCTCGCCAAGGCCGAGCGACTGGCCAAGCTCGACGAGATGCTGGCCGAGCTCGATCTCACATCGCTGCGGAAATCCCCGGCCTACACCCTCTCGGGTGGCGAACGGCGTCGGCTGGAGATTACCCGGGCGCTCGCCACGAATCCCAAGTTCATGCTGCTGGACGAGCCCTTCGCCGGCGTCGACCCGATCGCGGTGCACGACATTCAGCAGATCGTCGCGTCGCTTCGGGACCGGGGCATCGGCGTGTTGATCACGGATCACAACGTGGAGCAGACGCTGGAAATCGTCGATCGCGCCTACATCATGCATTCCGGTACGGTCCAGGCGGCTGGCCTTGTCGCCGAACTGGTGTGGAACGATCACGTCGCGGATGTCTATCTCGGACCGACCCTGACCGCACGCCTTCGGGCGCGGACGGAGCAGCCCGCATGA
- the lptC gene encoding LPS export ABC transporter periplasmic protein LptC has product MRRLMLMGTLLLAACGDRGIEPPVAAAGDSADQVMKGMAFNVTTEGVKISKVEAESAWVYNARQMNDLKKLKVTFYDKATGKETSVVTADSGSYNKKDQTLDARGNVVATAANGKVLKSPHLVYDKVQNLIYSDTTYTFTSPDGAGSGASFTADPDFKQIRSQRMGGRVKGKGFVLPGQEDDKPTAKASAPKPVVKGGGK; this is encoded by the coding sequence ATGCGGCGGCTCATGCTGATGGGCACATTGCTGTTGGCCGCATGTGGCGACCGCGGCATCGAGCCACCGGTCGCGGCGGCGGGAGACTCGGCCGACCAGGTCATGAAGGGGATGGCGTTCAACGTCACGACGGAAGGGGTGAAGATCTCCAAGGTCGAGGCCGAGTCGGCGTGGGTGTACAACGCCCGCCAGATGAACGACCTCAAGAAGTTGAAGGTCACCTTCTACGACAAGGCCACCGGCAAGGAGACCTCGGTGGTGACCGCCGACAGCGGCTCGTACAACAAGAAGGACCAGACCCTCGACGCGCGCGGCAACGTCGTCGCCACCGCCGCGAACGGCAAGGTCCTCAAGAGTCCGCACCTGGTCTATGACAAGGTGCAGAACCTCATCTACTCGGACACCACCTACACCTTCACGTCACCCGATGGCGCCGGCTCCGGCGCGTCCTTCACTGCGGACCCCGATTTCAAGCAGATCCGCTCGCAGCGGATGGGTGGCCGTGTGAAGGGGAAGGGATTCGTGCTGCCGGGCCAGGAAGACGACAAGCCGACCGCGAAGGCCTCTGCGCCAAAGCCGGTCGTGAAGGGAGGCGGGAAGTGA
- a CDS encoding polyprenol monophosphomannose synthase, translating to MPERALVVVPTYNERENLPQIVPAILAQDPRLEVLVVDDGSPDGTGQLADAMAAADPRVHVLHRTAKQGLGRAYLAGFTWALPKGYDFIFEMDADFSHDPKALPAFLTAIQDADLVLGSRYATGVNVINWPMSRLLLSWFANKYVHWITRLPLTDATGGFKCFRREVLAAIPFEEVRCNGYAFQIEMSYRTYCKGFRLKEIPIIFVDRVEGQSKMDQRIVREAVWMVWWLKLQAILGRLK from the coding sequence ATGCCTGAACGTGCGCTGGTGGTGGTGCCGACCTACAACGAACGCGAGAACCTTCCCCAGATCGTCCCGGCGATCCTGGCGCAGGACCCGCGTCTCGAGGTGCTGGTCGTCGATGACGGCTCCCCCGACGGGACCGGGCAGCTGGCCGACGCGATGGCGGCGGCCGACCCGCGGGTGCATGTGCTGCACCGAACCGCCAAGCAGGGGCTGGGGCGGGCCTACCTGGCCGGCTTCACCTGGGCGCTGCCGAAGGGCTATGACTTCATCTTCGAGATGGACGCCGACTTCTCCCACGACCCCAAGGCGCTCCCGGCCTTCCTGACCGCGATTCAGGATGCCGACCTCGTCCTCGGCTCCCGGTACGCGACCGGGGTCAACGTCATCAATTGGCCGATGAGCCGGTTGCTGCTGTCGTGGTTTGCCAACAAGTACGTCCACTGGATCACCCGGCTGCCGCTGACCGACGCCACCGGTGGGTTCAAGTGCTTCCGGCGGGAGGTCCTGGCGGCGATCCCGTTCGAGGAAGTGCGTTGCAACGGCTACGCCTTCCAGATCGAGATGTCCTACCGGACCTACTGCAAGGGTTTCCGGCTCAAGGAGATTCCGATCATCTTCGTCGACCGGGTCGAGGGGCAGAGCAAGATGGACCAGAGGATTGTCCGGGAGGCGGTCTGGATGGTCTGGTGGCTCAAACTCCAGGCGATCCTCGGGAGGCTCAAATGA
- a CDS encoding YfhO family protein yields MTTPDSRPAFEPRPPLLWAGVVFVLAALTLCWPLFTGQYLGGDDQVIAGYAFREFGANYFKAHGSIPQWNPYIFGGMPFIAAMHGDIFYPTAWLRWLVPTDLGMSLGFFLHLIIAGVAMYSLLRALKLSWTAAVVGGLGYELSGILVSMMRNGHDGKLFVSALAPFAFLALLRGIRHGKVSAFGWYALIIGLCMLSPHYQMTYYLLVASGLFTLWLTFWDKERERPKAPIADMGLAAMGVALGVGIGMIQGLPFLKYIPFSPRAPGSASSGWAYATSYAMPVEELMTTILPQFNGMMENYWGSNFFKSHTEYVGAIVIILAILGLGAAKRRGLLLGFGMIAALFLLVAFGGHTPFYRLWFEVMPMMQKVRAAGMAFFLVALPICVWAGLGAERLLKGEVSPKHLNIVLGVFAFIAVLGVAGALQGVAEGVASSIGSGLDPQMTGRITQQVSANAGELRAGSLRMLLVVLLGGGLLVAVQRRALTGALAAGAMIIALWGDNWSLLRRFPEWLPPASVTYADDQLMTEMRKSTHPYRSYDPLGRGDAANLYKGSWLMADTIPTLFGYHGNESRFFDELFGGKNDWPNQFAPTLLDLYAVKYIVANQDVAKAFPGYRQTLGPVSFSSTMGRAALAGHLFERDSTAQWVRIVPGAVKVPDAQIIPTVVDPRFPVSRVVLYDDTTTVPGVQTGQAIPEPSPVTASLASWEPGAMKVVLSGSDPKTTYLLVAENWYPGWTAVVDGTPTPTLRANHAMLSVAVPPGAKEVTLRYETPGYGTGKLITLGSLAGALLLLAAGRFRPRTMNA; encoded by the coding sequence GTGACGACGCCTGATTCGCGCCCTGCCTTTGAGCCGCGTCCGCCCCTGCTGTGGGCCGGCGTCGTCTTCGTCCTTGCGGCACTCACGCTCTGCTGGCCGTTGTTCACGGGCCAGTATCTCGGCGGTGACGACCAGGTCATCGCGGGATACGCCTTCCGCGAGTTCGGCGCCAACTACTTCAAGGCGCACGGCAGCATCCCGCAGTGGAACCCGTACATCTTCGGCGGGATGCCGTTCATCGCGGCGATGCACGGCGACATCTTCTACCCGACCGCCTGGCTCCGCTGGCTGGTGCCGACCGACCTCGGCATGTCGCTCGGCTTCTTCCTGCACCTGATCATCGCCGGCGTGGCCATGTACTCCCTGCTGCGCGCGCTCAAGCTCTCCTGGACGGCCGCCGTCGTCGGCGGCCTCGGCTACGAGCTCTCGGGCATCCTCGTCTCGATGATGCGCAACGGGCACGACGGCAAGCTCTTCGTCTCGGCGCTGGCGCCGTTCGCCTTCCTGGCCCTGCTCCGCGGCATCCGCCACGGCAAGGTGAGCGCCTTCGGCTGGTACGCGCTGATCATCGGCCTCTGCATGCTGTCGCCCCACTACCAGATGACCTATTACCTCCTGGTGGCGTCGGGGCTGTTCACGTTGTGGCTCACCTTCTGGGACAAGGAGCGGGAGCGCCCCAAGGCGCCGATCGCGGACATGGGGCTTGCCGCGATGGGCGTGGCGCTCGGCGTCGGCATCGGGATGATCCAGGGACTGCCGTTCCTCAAGTACATCCCCTTCTCGCCGCGTGCGCCCGGGAGTGCGTCGTCGGGTTGGGCATACGCGACGTCCTACGCGATGCCAGTGGAAGAATTGATGACCACCATCCTGCCGCAGTTCAACGGGATGATGGAGAACTACTGGGGCAGCAACTTCTTCAAGAGCCACACCGAGTATGTCGGCGCAATCGTGATCATTCTCGCCATTCTCGGGCTCGGTGCCGCAAAGAGGCGCGGCCTGCTTCTCGGCTTCGGCATGATCGCCGCGCTCTTCCTGCTGGTGGCGTTCGGCGGGCATACGCCGTTCTACCGACTCTGGTTCGAAGTCATGCCGATGATGCAGAAGGTCCGCGCGGCCGGCATGGCCTTCTTCCTGGTCGCGTTGCCGATCTGCGTCTGGGCGGGCCTCGGCGCCGAGCGTCTGCTCAAGGGGGAGGTCAGCCCGAAGCATCTCAACATCGTCCTGGGCGTCTTCGCGTTCATCGCGGTGCTCGGCGTGGCGGGCGCCCTGCAAGGGGTCGCCGAGGGCGTGGCGAGCAGCATCGGCTCGGGTCTCGACCCGCAGATGACGGGACGCATCACCCAGCAAGTCAGCGCCAACGCCGGCGAGCTCCGGGCCGGTTCGCTTCGGATGTTGCTGGTCGTCCTCCTTGGAGGCGGGCTATTGGTCGCGGTCCAGCGCCGTGCGCTGACCGGGGCACTGGCTGCGGGGGCGATGATCATCGCGCTCTGGGGCGACAACTGGAGCCTGCTGCGCCGCTTCCCGGAGTGGCTGCCGCCGGCCTCGGTCACGTACGCCGACGACCAGCTGATGACCGAGATGCGGAAGTCGACCCACCCGTACCGGAGTTACGACCCATTGGGGAGGGGAGACGCAGCGAACTTGTACAAGGGATCGTGGCTGATGGCCGACACCATCCCGACGCTCTTCGGGTACCACGGCAACGAGAGCCGCTTCTTCGACGAGCTCTTTGGTGGCAAGAACGACTGGCCGAACCAGTTCGCCCCGACGTTGCTCGATCTGTACGCCGTCAAGTACATCGTCGCCAACCAGGATGTGGCGAAGGCGTTTCCGGGATACCGTCAGACCCTCGGCCCGGTCTCGTTTTCAAGCACGATGGGCCGGGCCGCCCTGGCCGGCCACCTGTTCGAGCGGGACAGCACGGCGCAGTGGGTGCGGATCGTCCCGGGGGCCGTGAAGGTGCCCGACGCCCAGATCATCCCGACGGTGGTGGATCCGCGTTTCCCGGTGAGCCGAGTGGTGCTCTATGACGACACGACGACGGTGCCGGGGGTGCAGACGGGGCAGGCGATCCCCGAGCCCTCGCCGGTGACGGCGTCGCTGGCGAGTTGGGAACCTGGCGCGATGAAAGTCGTACTGAGCGGCAGTGACCCGAAGACCACCTATCTGCTGGTGGCGGAGAACTGGTATCCGGGGTGGACGGCGGTGGTCGACGGGACGCCGACTCCGACCCTCCGGGCCAATCACGCGATGCTCTCGGTAGCGGTGCCGCCGGGGGCCAAGGAAGTGACGCTGCGCTACGAGACGCCGGGGTACGGGACCGGCAAGTTGATCACCCTGGGGTCGCTCGCCGGAGCGCTCCTGCTGCTGGCGGCCGGACGATTCCGGCCGCGGACCATGAATGCCTGA
- a CDS encoding flippase-like domain-containing protein, with amino-acid sequence MSKQFWRVIQTVTGVAIIVFIGLRLADDWSLVTSEPIEWHFRWEFIIASLLVTWVMYGLLIWGWRAVLHGWRQYIRAVDAARIWCLSSLGKYIPGKVWSIAGMAAMSEKQGVSGVAAIGSAVIMQLVSLATGAVVALMFTGTVVLDRVLAPYTPYGSLLAFAGAAFALLCAFALTLPSLTRRLGHLIGKPDSVKPVEPGALAGALFVNFLAWGGYGLAFQLLLLGTIPSLDLNWTTATGAFAASYIVGYLALVVPGGLGVREGVLVLLLKGSLGIGPAVALAAASRITLTINEIGAAVPFLLMRRPSRDDA; translated from the coding sequence ATGAGTAAGCAATTCTGGCGGGTGATCCAGACGGTCACCGGGGTGGCGATCATCGTCTTCATCGGGCTCCGGCTTGCCGACGACTGGTCGTTGGTCACCTCGGAACCGATCGAGTGGCACTTCCGATGGGAGTTCATCATCGCATCGCTGCTGGTCACCTGGGTGATGTACGGCCTGCTCATCTGGGGGTGGCGCGCGGTGCTGCACGGCTGGCGGCAGTACATCCGCGCCGTCGACGCCGCGCGCATCTGGTGCCTTTCCTCGCTCGGCAAGTACATCCCCGGCAAGGTCTGGTCGATCGCCGGGATGGCGGCGATGTCCGAGAAGCAGGGCGTCTCCGGCGTCGCGGCGATCGGGTCGGCCGTCATCATGCAGCTCGTGTCGCTGGCGACTGGTGCGGTGGTGGCGCTGATGTTCACGGGCACGGTGGTCCTCGACCGCGTGCTCGCCCCGTACACCCCATACGGCAGCCTGCTGGCCTTTGCCGGCGCCGCCTTCGCGCTGCTCTGCGCGTTCGCCCTCACGCTGCCGTCACTCACGCGGCGCCTGGGCCACCTGATCGGCAAGCCCGACTCGGTGAAGCCGGTCGAGCCCGGTGCATTGGCCGGCGCGCTCTTCGTCAACTTCCTCGCATGGGGCGGCTACGGCCTGGCGTTCCAGTTGCTGTTGCTCGGGACGATCCCGTCCCTCGACCTGAACTGGACCACCGCAACCGGTGCCTTCGCGGCGTCCTACATCGTCGGCTACCTCGCCCTCGTCGTGCCCGGCGGCCTCGGCGTGCGGGAAGGGGTGCTGGTGCTGTTGCTGAAGGGATCACTTGGCATCGGACCGGCGGTCGCCCTCGCAGCCGCCTCCCGCATCACGCTCACCATCAACGAAATCGGCGCTGCGGTGCCGTTCCTTCTCATGCGGAGACCGTCGCGTGACGACGCCTGA
- a CDS encoding glycosyltransferase, whose product MSERAIVSVLVPAKDEAENLPEFLRQCAEALPRIGAPAEVVVVDDGSRDATPQVLAQLQAQYSFLRVVTHRRQRGIADALRSAGMRPKATSSSSTRPTCSTSRKTSRSWSPRSWPATPTS is encoded by the coding sequence ATGAGCGAGCGCGCGATTGTCTCCGTGCTGGTGCCGGCCAAGGACGAGGCCGAGAATCTCCCCGAGTTCCTGCGGCAGTGCGCCGAGGCGTTGCCGAGAATCGGGGCACCCGCCGAGGTCGTCGTCGTGGACGACGGGTCTCGTGACGCGACGCCGCAGGTGCTGGCGCAGCTACAGGCGCAGTACTCCTTCCTTCGGGTGGTGACCCATCGCCGGCAGCGTGGCATCGCCGACGCGCTGCGGAGCGCGGGGATGCGGCCGAAGGCGACATCTTCGTCTTCTACCCGGCCGACCTGCAGTACAAGCCGGAAGACATCCCGCAGCTGGTCGCCCCGATCCTGGCCGGCAACGCCGACATCGTGA
- a CDS encoding DUF2007 domain-containing protein, whose amino-acid sequence MICIYVATNQIEADLIRLELEAAGIPATIKAGPTPMGSGPYPEVWVPAAMELQAMEIVAELEAGDADSTGTSEELTP is encoded by the coding sequence ATGATCTGCATCTATGTAGCCACCAACCAGATCGAGGCCGACCTGATTCGACTGGAACTTGAGGCCGCCGGCATCCCGGCGACCATCAAGGCTGGCCCGACCCCCATGGGGTCCGGGCCGTATCCGGAAGTCTGGGTCCCGGCCGCGATGGAACTGCAGGCGATGGAGATCGTGGCGGAACTCGAGGCCGGGGACGCCGATTCCACGGGGACGTCGGAGGAGCTGACGCCCTGA
- a CDS encoding KpsF/GutQ family sugar-phosphate isomerase, giving the protein MLLEAESVMAAAARLDERFDRAVELLATGGRVIVSGIGKSGVIAQKIAATLTSTGTAATYLHPIESLHGDLGLVDADSVAIILSKSGETDELVGLLAELARRAVPLIAIVGAVDSTLGRAATIALDGAVAEEACPHDLAPTTSTTVALALGDALAVALLERKGFRREDFAALHPGGRLGRRLLVRVADVMVPAEWQLPASASMREVVVALAKGRGLALIVDGSTLAGVISAGDLTRVAERTADFLSLPAAEVMTRGPRTAHADDLAASVVGLMERHGIVAAPVLDADERVVGVVHLHDLLRAGVV; this is encoded by the coding sequence ATGCTGCTCGAGGCCGAGTCGGTGATGGCCGCGGCCGCGCGCCTCGACGAGCGCTTTGATCGCGCGGTCGAGTTGTTGGCCACTGGTGGCCGCGTGATCGTGAGCGGCATTGGCAAGTCGGGAGTGATCGCGCAGAAGATCGCGGCGACGCTCACCTCAACTGGCACTGCAGCGACCTACCTCCATCCGATCGAGTCGCTCCACGGCGACCTCGGCCTCGTCGATGCCGACAGCGTGGCGATCATCCTGAGCAAGAGCGGCGAGACGGACGAGCTGGTCGGGCTGCTCGCCGAGCTCGCGCGTCGTGCCGTGCCGCTGATCGCGATCGTTGGCGCCGTGGACTCGACGCTTGGTCGGGCAGCCACCATTGCGCTCGATGGGGCGGTGGCCGAAGAGGCGTGCCCGCATGACCTGGCGCCAACCACCAGCACGACCGTGGCGTTGGCATTGGGCGATGCGCTGGCCGTCGCGTTGCTGGAGCGAAAGGGATTTCGGCGCGAGGACTTTGCGGCGCTGCATCCAGGGGGCCGCCTCGGACGCCGCCTGCTCGTACGCGTCGCGGATGTGATGGTCCCTGCCGAATGGCAATTGCCAGCCTCCGCATCGATGCGAGAGGTCGTGGTGGCGCTCGCGAAGGGCCGCGGGCTGGCGCTGATCGTGGATGGCTCGACGCTGGCCGGCGTCATTTCGGCGGGCGACCTCACCCGCGTGGCCGAGCGGACCGCCGACTTCCTGAGCCTGCCCGCCGCAGAGGTGATGACCCGCGGACCGCGCACGGCGCACGCCGACGACCTGGCCGCCTCCGTGGTCGGGCTGATGGAACGGCACGGGATCGTTGCGGCACCGGTTCTCGATGCCGACGAGCGAGTGGTCGGCGTGGTCCATCTCCATGACCTGCTGCGGGCGGGGGTGGTCTGA
- the rpoN gene encoding RNA polymerase factor sigma-54: MKTGMQQQTGLRQELRINPRLYQAMDMLYMPMLDLQQHLQAELLNNPFLELEEPEEEEVPEKTTEEQQEEVKKDDEVDWEEILLNGFDVGGQKEQYEQLEYVEPVSVESRDLADHLRDQLQMLDLPARQRLLCEEIIGNINDDGYLGCDAEVILASANHWLLSNNPALRPAFDPEDHDPFDLVEEELDEAPVLTNGHAAGLPAGVTIFMPEEFDAALKVVQALDPAGIAARSLQECLLLQLKDVGDSTSLSYRIVEQAFPDLIAHRWNDLARRFGVEPREAQTAADELGRLDPKPGLKYADRAEAYVTPDLIVDRIEGRYQVFLNDTGVPRLRLSRAYQDIARQKGGMTQENKDFIASRMNSATWMVQAIEQRRQTMLKVMNFIVDRQREFFEKGVEYLKPLTLREVAEVISMHESTVSRVTNEKYVQTPRGVLPLKFFFSSALSTASGEDASARSIRAKLEKMVAEEKPAKPLTDQQIVHLFEEQGIQIARRTVAKYRDQLGILPARMRKRV, from the coding sequence ATGAAGACTGGCATGCAGCAGCAGACGGGGCTCCGCCAGGAGCTGCGGATCAACCCACGCCTGTACCAGGCGATGGACATGCTGTACATGCCGATGCTCGACCTGCAGCAGCATCTGCAGGCCGAGCTCCTCAACAACCCCTTCCTCGAGCTCGAGGAACCGGAGGAAGAGGAAGTCCCCGAGAAGACCACCGAGGAGCAGCAGGAAGAGGTCAAGAAGGACGACGAAGTCGACTGGGAGGAGATCCTCCTGAATGGCTTCGACGTCGGCGGCCAGAAGGAGCAGTACGAACAGCTGGAGTACGTGGAGCCCGTCTCGGTCGAGAGCCGCGACCTCGCCGATCACCTCCGTGACCAGTTGCAGATGCTCGACCTCCCGGCCCGGCAGCGGCTGCTCTGCGAGGAGATCATCGGCAACATCAACGACGATGGCTATCTCGGCTGCGACGCCGAGGTGATCCTCGCCTCGGCCAACCACTGGCTCCTCTCCAACAACCCCGCGCTGCGCCCGGCCTTCGATCCGGAGGACCACGACCCCTTCGATCTCGTGGAGGAGGAGCTCGACGAAGCGCCGGTGCTGACCAACGGCCACGCGGCCGGCCTCCCGGCAGGCGTGACGATCTTCATGCCCGAGGAATTCGACGCGGCCCTGAAGGTGGTGCAGGCGCTGGACCCGGCCGGCATCGCGGCTCGCTCGCTGCAGGAGTGCCTGCTGCTCCAGTTGAAGGACGTCGGTGACTCGACCTCGCTCTCGTACCGGATCGTGGAACAGGCGTTTCCGGACCTGATCGCGCACCGATGGAACGACCTGGCCCGCCGCTTCGGCGTCGAACCGCGTGAGGCGCAGACCGCCGCCGACGAACTGGGCCGGCTCGATCCGAAGCCGGGGCTCAAGTATGCCGACCGCGCCGAGGCCTATGTCACGCCCGACTTGATTGTCGACCGGATCGAGGGCCGCTACCAGGTATTCCTCAACGACACCGGTGTGCCGCGACTCCGGCTCTCCCGCGCGTACCAGGACATCGCCCGGCAGAAGGGCGGGATGACGCAGGAAAACAAGGACTTCATCGCCTCGCGGATGAACAGCGCGACCTGGATGGTGCAAGCCATCGAGCAGCGCCGGCAGACGATGCTCAAGGTGATGAACTTCATCGTCGACCGACAGCGCGAGTTCTTCGAGAAGGGCGTCGAGTACCTCAAGCCGCTGACACTGCGCGAGGTCGCCGAGGTGATCTCGATGCACGAGTCGACCGTGTCGCGCGTCACCAACGAGAAGTACGTCCAGACGCCGCGCGGGGTGCTGCCACTCAAGTTCTTCTTCTCGTCGGCGCTCTCGACCGCCTCGGGCGAGGACGCCTCGGCCCGCTCGATCCGCGCCAAGCTGGAGAAGATGGTCGCCGAGGAGAAGCCGGCGAAGCCGCTCACCGACCAGCAGATCGTCCACCTCTTCGAGGAGCAGGGCATCCAGATCGCCCGGCGGACCGTGGCCAAGTATCGCGACCAGCTCGGCATCCTCCCGGCCCGCATGCGGAAGCGCGTATGA
- a CDS encoding glycosyltransferase family 4 protein, which produces MAEPLRVVFLTHNYPRERGDVAGAFLHPLAVALRDRGVDVRVVTPSDAGKGGRGTLDGVPVHRVRYGTPEREQFAQSGKLATAIKSPQGLRALAGMIRSLRAGTREELEGAARGVVHAHWWFPSGLAAPSDTPLVITCHGTDVRMLEKGAPARWLAKRPFRRARRVTTVSRSLADALRLHGARVDDDSVVPMPVTAMKRPWSVGGGGIVVLGRLTEQKRVHLAVDAYALARQQGCTLPLVIAGDGATRAGLQSQVGGLGLSASVRFLGAVAPTDVPALLATADACLMPAQGEGFGLAAAEALMQGVPVIACTDGGGLLDVVPVEGAGRRVAPEPAALATALMAVLHDPDAKTTARVTGEAWRIRLAPEFVAERFLTWYGEALDE; this is translated from the coding sequence GTGGCTGAGCCGCTCCGCGTGGTGTTCCTCACCCACAACTACCCGCGGGAGCGGGGTGATGTGGCAGGGGCCTTCCTCCATCCGCTGGCCGTGGCGCTCCGCGACCGCGGCGTGGATGTCCGGGTGGTGACGCCGAGCGATGCGGGGAAGGGAGGACGCGGAACGCTCGATGGTGTGCCGGTGCATCGCGTCAGGTATGGAACGCCGGAACGCGAACAGTTCGCCCAATCAGGCAAGCTCGCGACCGCCATCAAGTCCCCGCAGGGGCTTCGGGCACTCGCGGGGATGATCCGCTCCCTCCGGGCTGGCACGCGCGAAGAGCTGGAGGGGGCGGCACGCGGGGTGGTGCACGCCCACTGGTGGTTTCCGTCGGGGCTCGCCGCCCCATCCGACACACCGCTGGTGATCACCTGTCACGGCACCGATGTGCGGATGCTCGAGAAGGGTGCGCCGGCCAGGTGGTTGGCGAAACGGCCATTCCGTCGGGCGAGGCGGGTTACCACGGTCTCACGCTCGCTCGCTGACGCGCTTCGCCTGCACGGCGCCAGGGTTGACGACGACAGCGTCGTCCCGATGCCGGTGACCGCGATGAAGCGGCCGTGGAGCGTCGGTGGTGGGGGAATCGTCGTGCTGGGTCGGCTCACCGAGCAGAAGCGGGTCCACCTCGCCGTTGATGCATACGCGCTTGCGCGGCAGCAGGGCTGCACCTTGCCCCTGGTGATCGCCGGAGATGGCGCGACACGCGCGGGGCTGCAGTCGCAGGTCGGCGGACTGGGCCTTTCGGCCTCCGTCCGATTCCTCGGTGCGGTGGCCCCGACCGATGTCCCGGCCCTTCTGGCGACGGCGGATGCCTGCCTGATGCCGGCGCAGGGCGAAGGGTTTGGGCTCGCGGCCGCAGAGGCCCTGATGCAGGGCGTCCCGGTGATCGCCTGCACCGATGGCGGCGGATTGCTCGACGTGGTGCCGGTGGAGGGGGCGGGGCGCCGGGTGGCACCGGAGCCTGCCGCATTGGCGACGGCGCTGATGGCCGTGCTGCACGATCCCGATGCGAAGACGACGGCCCGGGTGACGGGCGAGGCCTGGCGAATCCGATTGGCTCCCGAGTTCGTGGCGGAGCGTTTTCTCACCTGGTACGGCGAGGCGCTCGATGAGTAA
- the dapF gene encoding diaminopimelate epimerase: MSVVFFKLTGSGNDFVMVDGRSTTPADWPVERIRAICDRRNGIGADGFVILTPVGPDAVEMTFYNSDGSAAPMCGNAALCSTRLAAHLEMADPAGMTLVTGAGSFRTRCVGEGHMAELNLPDTDIPVETGIPTVAGEGWVRLGRVGVPHLVVMTEDVAAVDLPTRGRELRFHELAGVGGANANFVSRTSRSTGTATSKVDEPQWAVRTYERGVEAETMACGTGTVTAALAIAALGMDQLPLRFRTESGRLLAVNASLEGGRATQIWLCGEGRLVARGVWLDV, translated from the coding sequence ATGAGCGTGGTCTTCTTCAAGCTGACCGGTTCGGGGAATGACTTCGTCATGGTCGACGGCCGCTCGACGACCCCGGCCGATTGGCCGGTCGAGCGGATCCGGGCCATCTGCGACCGGCGCAACGGGATCGGAGCCGATGGCTTCGTGATCCTGACACCGGTCGGGCCGGACGCCGTGGAGATGACCTTCTACAACTCCGACGGCTCGGCGGCCCCGATGTGCGGGAACGCCGCCCTCTGCTCGACCCGTCTGGCCGCCCACCTCGAGATGGCCGACCCGGCCGGGATGACCCTGGTCACCGGGGCGGGGAGCTTCCGGACCCGGTGCGTCGGGGAAGGGCACATGGCAGAGCTCAATCTCCCCGACACCGACATCCCGGTCGAGACCGGGATTCCGACAGTGGCAGGGGAGGGGTGGGTCCGTCTGGGTCGTGTCGGGGTGCCGCATCTGGTCGTCATGACGGAAGACGTGGCCGCGGTCGACCTTCCGACCCGGGGCCGGGAGCTCCGGTTCCACGAGCTGGCCGGCGTGGGTGGGGCCAACGCCAACTTCGTGTCGCGGACCTCACGTTCTACTGGAACTGCAACCTCGAAAGTGGATGAACCGCAGTGGGCTGTGCGGACCTACGAGCGAGGAGTTGAGGCGGAAACGATGGCCTGCGGGACCGGCACGGTGACCGCGGCGTTGGCGATTGCCGCCCTGGGCATGGACCAGCTGCCGCTCCGGTTCCGGACCGAGAGTGGTCGATTGCTGGCGGTCAATGCCAGCCTCGAGGGGGGCCGGGCCACCCAGATCTGGCTCTGCGGTGAGGGCCGCCTGGTGGCCCGAGGGGTCTGGCTGGACGTGTGA